Proteins found in one Sporosarcina jeotgali genomic segment:
- a CDS encoding putative holin-like toxin, with amino-acid sequence MTPFEALSLMIGFGSLIVAILALSYTFSRKK; translated from the coding sequence ATGACACCATTTGAAGCACTGAGTCTCATGATCGGCTTTGGAAGCCTGATCGTGGCCATTCTTGCTTTGTCATATACTTTTTCAAGAAAAAAGTAA
- a CDS encoding acyl-CoA thioesterase, with the protein MFVSEKEIEIRYAETDQMGVVYHANYLVWMEIGRTKLIEDLGFTYAGLEADGYLSPVTDLSIKYKAAMRYGGTATVRTWIESHGKLRTTYGYEILHPDGTVAATAISEHVVVRKDTFRPVSLRKIDPVWDAKYAEIAKRVD; encoded by the coding sequence ATGTTTGTCAGTGAAAAGGAAATTGAAATTCGATATGCAGAGACCGACCAAATGGGCGTCGTATACCATGCAAATTACTTAGTATGGATGGAGATTGGCCGAACGAAGCTGATTGAGGACCTAGGATTTACTTATGCGGGTCTGGAAGCGGATGGGTATTTATCACCCGTCACAGATCTATCCATCAAGTACAAAGCCGCTATGCGGTATGGCGGGACCGCCACTGTTCGTACATGGATTGAATCCCATGGCAAATTACGCACGACATATGGCTATGAAATCCTGCACCCAGACGGCACGGTGGCAGCGACCGCAATTTCGGAACATGTTGTGGTACGAAAAGACACCTTCCGACCCGTTTCGCTGCGAAAAATAGACCCCGTATGGGATGCAAAGTATGCCGAAATCGCAAAAAGAGTCGATTAA
- the plsY gene encoding glycerol-3-phosphate 1-O-acyltransferase PlsY, with amino-acid sequence MEIILLLVLAYLMGSLPSALWIGKLFFKTDIREHGSGNMGATNTFRVLGKKAGIAVTVFDILKGTAAVLLASLPYFADTHIHPLVVGVVAVVGHMFPVFAKFKGGKAVATSGGVLLGYSWPIFALVILTFLLALKITKMVSLTSMIVAVMGVIYGIIYYFITGDFYLALVIFLMGAFIFYRHRANIARIKAGTEPKVKWL; translated from the coding sequence ATGGAAATCATTTTATTACTGGTACTCGCATACTTAATGGGTTCTCTCCCGTCGGCGCTTTGGATTGGAAAACTGTTTTTTAAAACAGATATACGAGAACATGGCAGCGGAAATATGGGAGCAACCAATACGTTTCGTGTTCTTGGCAAGAAAGCCGGAATTGCCGTCACTGTGTTTGATATTTTAAAAGGAACAGCTGCTGTACTTCTAGCATCTCTCCCTTATTTTGCTGATACGCACATTCATCCGTTAGTCGTTGGTGTAGTTGCAGTCGTCGGTCATATGTTCCCTGTTTTTGCAAAGTTTAAAGGCGGTAAAGCCGTTGCGACTTCAGGCGGTGTGCTGCTTGGTTACAGCTGGCCGATCTTTGCGCTGGTTATACTCACGTTCTTACTCGCATTGAAAATTACCAAGATGGTTTCCCTGACATCCATGATTGTCGCAGTAATGGGCGTTATCTATGGAATCATTTACTATTTCATAACAGGGGATTTCTACTTGGCATTGGTCATCTTTTTAATGGGAGCATTCATTTTTTATCGTCACCGAGCCAATATTGCACGTATCAAAGCAGGAACTGAGCCAAAAGTGAAGTGGTTGTAA
- the parE gene encoding DNA topoisomerase IV subunit B, with amino-acid sequence MTKQKELNVYNDDSIQVLEGLEAVRKRPGMYIGSTDARGLHHLVFEIVDNAVDEALSGFGSEINVTIHSDNSISVRDFGRGMPTGTHKTGRPTTEIILTVLHAGGKFGQGGYKTSGGLHGVGASVVNALSEWLDVIIHRDGQIFKQRFEHGGKPATGLEVIGKTKETGTMIHFKPDPAIFSATKYQYDILAERLRESAFLLKGLKIVLSEESTEKTETFHYETGIKAFVSYLNEEKDTLHEVAYLEGETDGIEVEFAFQFNDGYSETILSFVNNVRTKDGGTHETGAKTAMTRVFNEYARKTGLLKEKDKNLDGSDIREGIAAIVSVRIPEEILQFEGQTKGKLGTSEARTVTDAVISQHLLYFLEENAELSANLIRKAVRAHQAREAARKAREDARSGKKRKKGDTLLSGKLTPAQSRNAKKNELYLVEGDSAGGSAKQGRDRTFQAILPLRGKVINTEKAKLEDIMKNEEINTIIHAIGAGVGADFTIEDAAYDKVIIMTDADTDGAHIQVLLLTFFYRYMKPLIEAGKVFIALPPLYKVSKGIGKKEKVEYAWTERDLGAATNKIGKGYMLQRYKGLGEMNAGQLWDTTMNPDTRTLIRVTIEDGAQSERRVTTLMGDKVEPRRRWIESNVDFSLEEGSTILENEFLHVEEEVE; translated from the coding sequence TTGACGAAACAAAAAGAATTGAATGTGTATAATGATGATTCAATCCAAGTGCTTGAAGGCTTGGAAGCGGTACGCAAACGACCGGGAATGTATATCGGTTCAACGGATGCAAGAGGATTGCATCACCTTGTATTCGAAATTGTCGATAACGCGGTCGATGAAGCACTTAGTGGATTCGGATCTGAAATAAATGTCACGATCCACTCTGATAACAGCATCAGCGTCCGGGATTTCGGACGTGGCATGCCAACGGGTACCCATAAAACGGGAAGACCTACAACAGAAATCATATTGACTGTCCTTCACGCTGGGGGAAAGTTCGGCCAAGGCGGCTATAAAACGAGTGGCGGACTTCACGGTGTTGGAGCTTCCGTTGTAAATGCGCTTTCTGAATGGTTAGATGTCATCATTCACCGGGACGGACAGATCTTCAAACAACGATTCGAACACGGAGGAAAACCCGCGACAGGACTTGAAGTTATCGGGAAAACGAAGGAAACCGGAACCATGATTCACTTCAAACCCGATCCTGCGATTTTTTCTGCGACTAAATATCAATATGATATTCTCGCAGAACGGTTGCGAGAGTCCGCATTCTTGTTAAAAGGACTCAAAATCGTCCTGTCAGAAGAGAGTACGGAAAAGACCGAGACCTTTCATTACGAAACTGGGATTAAAGCTTTTGTCTCGTATTTGAACGAAGAAAAAGACACACTTCATGAAGTCGCTTATCTCGAAGGAGAGACAGACGGCATTGAAGTGGAATTTGCGTTCCAGTTTAACGATGGTTATTCAGAGACGATCCTTTCGTTTGTCAACAATGTCCGTACAAAAGATGGCGGAACACACGAAACCGGTGCAAAGACAGCCATGACCCGCGTATTCAATGAATATGCGAGGAAAACAGGTTTATTAAAAGAAAAAGATAAAAATTTGGATGGCTCAGATATCCGGGAAGGTATCGCAGCCATTGTTTCTGTGCGGATTCCGGAAGAGATTTTACAGTTTGAAGGACAGACAAAAGGCAAGCTCGGGACAAGCGAAGCTCGAACGGTAACCGATGCTGTCATTTCACAGCATTTGCTGTATTTCTTAGAAGAAAACGCAGAGTTGAGCGCGAACTTGATCCGCAAGGCTGTACGTGCGCACCAGGCACGCGAGGCTGCTCGTAAAGCGCGGGAAGATGCACGTTCAGGCAAGAAGCGGAAGAAAGGCGATACACTCCTTTCCGGCAAGCTGACGCCTGCTCAATCAAGAAATGCGAAAAAGAATGAATTGTACTTGGTCGAGGGTGATTCCGCTGGCGGCTCTGCAAAGCAAGGACGGGACCGCACATTCCAAGCGATCTTGCCGCTGCGCGGTAAAGTCATCAATACGGAAAAAGCGAAGCTCGAAGACATTATGAAAAATGAGGAAATCAATACAATCATCCATGCCATTGGTGCGGGTGTTGGTGCTGACTTCACAATCGAAGACGCGGCTTACGACAAAGTCATTATTATGACCGATGCGGATACAGACGGCGCGCACATCCAAGTACTGCTGTTGACGTTCTTCTACCGCTATATGAAACCGCTGATTGAGGCGGGTAAGGTATTTATTGCGCTGCCGCCGCTTTATAAGGTGTCAAAAGGAATCGGTAAAAAAGAAAAAGTTGAGTATGCATGGACAGAACGTGACCTTGGCGCTGCGACGAACAAAATCGGTAAAGGCTATATGCTTCAGCGCTATAAAGGACTAGGGGAGATGAACGCAGGACAGTTATGGGATACGACCATGAATCCTGATACACGGACACTCATCCGAGTTACGATTGAAGATGGTGCCCAGTCTGAACGAAGAGTAACAACATTGATGGGAGACAAAGTTGAACCCCGACGCCGTTGGATTGAAAGCAATGTTGACTTCAGCCTGGAAGAAGGAAGCACCATATTAGAAAACGAATTCCTGCATGTTGAGGAGGAAGTGGAATGA
- the parC gene encoding DNA topoisomerase IV subunit A, with product MTATERFQDLPLEEVIGDRFGRYSKYIIQDRALPDARDGLKPVQRRILYAMYNEGNTHEKAFRKSAKTVGNVIGNYHPHGDTSVYEAMVRMSQDWKLRHMMIEMHGNNGSVDGDSAAAMRYTEARLSSIAGEMLRDLNKETVDFIPNFDDTEPEPTVLPARFPNLIVNGSTGISAGYATDIPPHALHEAIDAVLMRMDNPEATVDELMTVLKGPDFPTGGIIQGTDGIKAAYETGKGRVIVRSKTEIEQLKAGKSQIVITEIPYDVNKANLVKKMDELRVDRKLDGIAEVRDESDRTGLRIVIELKKDIDGEPILKYMLKNSDLQVAYNFNMVAISDRRPKLMSLAMLLDAYIEHQKEVVTRRSEYDVRKAQDRLHIVEGLMKALSILDDVIQTIRSSNDKRDAKNNLITRFEFSEIQAEAIVSLQLYRLTNTDITELKQEQDELRKLVENLNAILNSPAKLSRLIQKELHDVRKRFAEPRNSVIEEKIEELKVDLDILVPSEEVVVSVTKEGYVKRTGLRSYGASNGAGMTMKESDYPILERTMNTQHHLLLFTSLGNYIYQPVHELPDIKWRDLGQHISSIVSLEPSESIVAAIGLEQFDDIHSILTVTANGFVKLSKLADFHVQRYGRAYKGMNVKKGDRLLDARLVKGSEDAVLVTHQAYILRFPLSDVGTTGVRTGGVKGINLKPEDQVVSMQVITDSSASIVVATQRGTVKRTALKEIEVGSRAQRGLMILKELKKNPYRVIGAQITGPSEKLILTTVKDVKTEIEPNSLRLSDRQANGSALSDEAKNGAASRLYYEPTAKTDKPASK from the coding sequence ATGACCGCAACAGAACGCTTTCAGGACCTCCCGTTAGAGGAAGTCATCGGTGATCGGTTTGGCCGATACAGTAAATATATAATTCAAGATCGCGCATTACCTGATGCACGGGATGGATTGAAGCCCGTACAGCGACGTATTTTGTACGCTATGTACAATGAAGGCAATACCCACGAAAAGGCGTTCCGTAAATCCGCTAAAACGGTTGGTAACGTAATCGGTAACTACCATCCACACGGAGATACCTCCGTATACGAAGCGATGGTACGGATGAGTCAGGACTGGAAATTGCGTCATATGATGATCGAAATGCACGGTAACAACGGTTCAGTTGACGGCGATTCTGCCGCTGCGATGCGTTATACAGAAGCGCGACTGTCATCGATTGCAGGTGAAATGCTGCGGGATCTCAACAAAGAGACTGTAGATTTCATCCCGAACTTTGATGATACAGAGCCCGAGCCGACAGTTTTACCGGCACGTTTTCCGAATTTAATTGTCAATGGATCGACAGGGATTTCTGCAGGATATGCAACGGACATCCCGCCCCACGCGCTGCATGAAGCAATTGATGCAGTACTTATGCGAATGGATAATCCAGAAGCTACAGTAGATGAACTGATGACTGTCCTAAAAGGTCCTGATTTTCCGACTGGCGGGATTATCCAAGGTACGGATGGCATCAAAGCTGCATATGAAACAGGAAAAGGACGGGTCATTGTCCGTTCCAAAACTGAAATAGAACAGTTGAAAGCCGGTAAATCTCAGATTGTCATCACAGAAATCCCTTATGACGTCAACAAAGCCAATCTTGTGAAAAAGATGGATGAACTGCGCGTTGATCGCAAGCTTGACGGAATTGCCGAAGTACGGGACGAATCGGATCGTACTGGACTCCGTATTGTGATTGAACTTAAGAAAGACATTGATGGCGAGCCGATTTTGAAATACATGCTGAAGAACTCCGACCTCCAAGTCGCATATAACTTCAATATGGTCGCAATATCGGATAGACGTCCCAAGCTGATGTCTTTAGCTATGCTTCTAGATGCTTATATCGAGCATCAGAAAGAAGTCGTCACTCGCCGTTCTGAGTACGATGTGCGCAAAGCTCAAGATCGCCTGCATATCGTAGAAGGTTTGATGAAAGCTTTATCTATTTTGGATGACGTCATTCAGACAATCCGCAGCTCGAATGACAAACGTGACGCAAAGAACAATTTGATCACTCGATTTGAATTCTCAGAGATTCAAGCCGAAGCGATTGTCTCCTTGCAGCTTTATCGTCTGACGAATACAGATATTACAGAGTTGAAACAGGAACAAGACGAATTGCGCAAGCTGGTTGAAAATCTGAATGCGATTTTAAACAGTCCAGCTAAGCTGTCCCGTTTGATTCAGAAAGAATTACACGATGTCCGCAAGCGTTTCGCAGAACCTCGAAATTCTGTCATCGAAGAGAAGATTGAAGAATTGAAAGTTGATCTTGATATACTGGTTCCGAGTGAAGAAGTAGTCGTATCTGTTACAAAAGAAGGCTATGTGAAGCGGACAGGATTGCGTTCTTATGGAGCATCTAATGGTGCAGGAATGACGATGAAAGAGTCCGACTATCCTATACTTGAGCGGACGATGAATACACAGCATCACTTGCTGCTGTTCACGTCACTTGGGAACTATATTTATCAGCCAGTTCATGAGTTGCCAGATATTAAATGGAGGGACCTTGGGCAGCATATTTCAAGTATTGTATCGCTCGAGCCAAGTGAATCGATTGTGGCGGCGATTGGCCTTGAACAATTCGATGACATTCACTCCATATTGACGGTGACAGCTAATGGATTTGTGAAACTATCAAAATTAGCTGACTTCCACGTTCAGCGCTATGGACGTGCGTACAAAGGCATGAACGTTAAAAAAGGCGACAGATTACTAGATGCCCGCCTTGTAAAAGGCAGTGAAGATGCAGTCCTGGTGACGCATCAGGCATACATTTTACGTTTTCCGCTCAGTGATGTCGGTACGACTGGCGTCCGAACAGGCGGAGTGAAAGGGATCAACTTAAAACCGGAAGACCAAGTCGTGTCCATGCAAGTCATTACAGACAGTTCGGCATCGATTGTCGTTGCAACACAGCGAGGTACCGTAAAACGCACAGCATTGAAAGAAATTGAAGTCGGTTCACGTGCTCAACGCGGATTAATGATTTTAAAAGAGCTTAAGAAGAATCCATATCGGGTGATTGGTGCTCAAATCACGGGACCTTCTGAAAAACTCATTCTAACAACAGTTAAAGATGTTAAAACTGAAATTGAGCCGAATAGCCTTAGATTATCAGATCGCCAAGCAAACGGCAGCGCACTTTCAGATGAAGCGAAAAACGGGGCAGCGAGCCGGTTGTACTATGAACCTACCGCAAAAACCGATAAGCCCGCATCTAAATAA
- a CDS encoding HesB/YadR/YfhF family protein, protein MDIRISNEAAQWFIEEMDVEAGDSIRFFARYGGSSPLHEGFSLGVIREQPDEVAVETVLDGVRYYVESRDLWYFDGHDLQVGMNRDLEELQYDYVKPE, encoded by the coding sequence ATGGATATACGCATTTCAAACGAAGCAGCTCAGTGGTTTATTGAAGAAATGGATGTTGAAGCTGGAGATTCCATACGATTTTTCGCAAGATATGGCGGCAGCAGCCCGCTGCATGAAGGGTTTTCCTTAGGCGTGATTCGTGAACAGCCGGATGAAGTCGCAGTAGAAACCGTTTTGGACGGCGTCCGCTACTACGTGGAATCTCGTGATCTCTGGTATTTTGACGGGCATGATTTGCAGGTCGGTATGAATCGTGACCTTGAAGAATTGCAGTATGACTATGTAAAGCCGGAGTGA